A part of Candidatus Zixiibacteriota bacterium genomic DNA contains:
- a CDS encoding PRC-barrel domain-containing protein: MSIQKQQFHKVKEVVVMLRQAKEFIGFKLRAQDGDIGKAIEFYFDDRFWAVRYLVADTGSWLSGRQVLISPYALTAPNDAERVLPVHLTKKQIEESPSLYTDQPVSRQYETQYNSFYGLSNYRYGSYAWGNSSYIVRDPDARKEMVLREKAWDSNLRSSKDVIGHYIEALDGAIGHVEDFIIDEETWSIRYLVVDARNWWAGKRVLISPRWIERFSREESKIFVNLSQKAMKRSPECTPKNLNRLNLILQWFTGNSRFGYRVDRLEGKHFRNRNETHG, encoded by the coding sequence TTGTAATGTTACGACAAGCCAAAGAATTTATTGGGTTCAAGCTCCGTGCCCAAGACGGTGACATTGGTAAAGCCATTGAGTTTTATTTTGATGACCGCTTCTGGGCAGTGCGTTACCTGGTTGCTGATACAGGAAGTTGGTTAAGCGGCAGACAGGTTCTCATTTCGCCATATGCTTTGACTGCTCCTAATGATGCTGAGCGGGTCCTTCCGGTGCATTTGACCAAGAAGCAGATCGAGGAAAGCCCATCGCTGTACACCGACCAACCGGTTTCTCGCCAGTATGAAACGCAGTACAATAGTTTCTATGGTTTGTCAAATTACAGGTATGGTTCATACGCGTGGGGCAACAGCTCCTACATCGTAAGAGATCCGGACGCACGGAAAGAAATGGTTCTCCGTGAGAAGGCCTGGGATAGCAATCTGCGCAGTTCGAAAGATGTGATCGGTCATTACATCGAGGCGTTGGATGGAGCGATTGGCCACGTCGAAGACTTCATCATCGACGAGGAGACCTGGTCGATTCGATATCTGGTCGTGGATGCCAGGAACTGGTGGGCCGGAAAGCGTGTCTTGATTTCGCCGCGGTGGATTGAACGGTTCAGCCGGGAAGAATCAAAAATCTTCGTTAATCTGTCGCAAAAGGCCATGAAACGGTCGCCCGAGTGCACTCCCAAGAATCTCAACCGACTCAATCTTATACTCCAATGGTTCACAGGAAATTCACGGTTTGGGTATCGAGTTGACAGGCTGGAAGGGAAACACTTCCGAAATCGGAACGAAACGCACGGATGA
- a CDS encoding HPF/RaiA family ribosome-associated protein, with translation MQIQIGSGHNITIHEALATELSSVVESALSRFSDHITRVEIHLSDENSNKKTGHDALRCMLEARLEGRQPIAITHRASTIDQAVDGAAEKLTRLIESTLERQLDQRRYRTDPPPPGQGLQDES, from the coding sequence ATGCAGATTCAAATAGGCAGCGGCCACAACATCACAATTCATGAGGCACTGGCCACGGAACTCAGTAGTGTCGTGGAAAGTGCCTTGAGCCGATTCAGCGATCACATCACACGAGTGGAGATCCACCTAAGCGATGAAAACAGCAATAAAAAGACCGGCCATGACGCTTTGCGTTGTATGCTGGAAGCCCGTCTTGAAGGACGCCAACCCATCGCTATAACTCACCGGGCTTCAACCATAGATCAAGCCGTCGATGGAGCTGCAGAAAAGTTAACCAGATTGATTGAGAGCACCCTCGAGCGGCAACTGGATCAAAGAAGGTATAGAACCGATCCACCCCCACCTGGGCAAGGACTCCAGGATGAGTCATGA